A genomic region of Photobacterium swingsii contains the following coding sequences:
- a CDS encoding cytochrome C assembly family protein, protein MDMLIAIMAACFYLLALGLVIPGLTNSDGIKTKPVFIAALAAITLHILLLKDLILGGVGQNLSILNVASLISFMIATLTTFATLKMRVWFLLPVVYSFAAINLTAATLLPGSFITHLEGHPQVLLHISLALFSYSTLMIATLYAIQLAWLDHKLKTKKSLLINPNIPPLMMVERQLFKIILVGNTLLTITLITGFIFIHDMLVQGKMHKALLSLMAWGVYSTLLWGHFHKGWRGRRVVWFSLVGAFLLTLAYFGSRFVKEIIIGG, encoded by the coding sequence ATGGATATGTTGATTGCCATTATGGCAGCTTGCTTCTATTTACTGGCTTTAGGCCTTGTTATTCCTGGCCTAACCAACAGTGATGGCATAAAAACCAAACCTGTTTTTATTGCTGCTTTGGCGGCAATAACCTTACATATCTTACTATTAAAAGATTTAATTCTCGGTGGTGTCGGCCAGAATCTGAGTATTCTGAACGTTGCTTCGCTGATCAGCTTCATGATCGCGACCCTTACCACCTTCGCCACGCTAAAAATGCGCGTGTGGTTTCTGCTGCCTGTCGTTTACAGCTTTGCTGCGATTAACTTAACAGCCGCTACCTTATTACCGGGCTCTTTTATTACCCATTTAGAAGGCCACCCGCAAGTTTTACTGCATATTTCTCTAGCCTTGTTCTCATATTCGACCCTAATGATCGCCACTTTGTATGCGATTCAGTTAGCCTGGCTCGATCACAAGCTAAAAACAAAGAAGAGTTTGCTGATAAATCCAAACATCCCTCCTTTAATGATGGTCGAACGTCAGCTTTTCAAGATCATTTTAGTGGGTAATACTCTTCTGACGATTACCTTAATCACTGGCTTTATCTTTATTCACGATATGCTAGTGCAAGGTAAAATGCATAAAGCCTTGTTATCACTGATGGCTTGGGGTGTTTACAGTACACTTTTATGGGGACATTTCCATAAAGGGTGGCGTGGTCGCCGCGTCGTTTGGTTCAGTCTAGTCGGGGCGTTCTTACTCACCCTTGCTTACTTTGGTAGTCGTTTCGTCAAGGAGATCATTATCGGCGGTTAA
- the gshA gene encoding glutamate--cysteine ligase: MMDFSQRLQQLAANPDALTRIGRGLEREALRIAPQGKLSSAYHPAGLGSALTNKWVTTDYAESLLEFITPVSRDIGDLLSQLSDIHQFTYTQLGDEKLWPMSMPCFVGSEDDIVLAQYGSSNSGQMKTLYRQGLKNRYGSMMQVISGVHFNFSFPDEFWEQLFGEQSQAERQASVSDAYFGLIRNYYRFGWLIPYLFGASPALCGSFIKESTDTQQEFKKTGCGTYFLPNATALRLSDLGYTNNAQSVLKIGFNSIEQYVDGLQKAIRTPSAEFADIGVKVDGEYRQLNSNVLQIENELYAPIRPKRVARDGEKPSEALSRGGVEYIEVRSLDVNPFSPIGITEQQVRFLDLFLTWAVLTPSAVMDDAELECWRDNWNRVVVDGRNPDLMLKIGCNGERLSVQAWGQRVFAELEEVAIAMDKAAGNDSYQQTCRELLEWINNPELTLSAQMLKLIEAQEGIGNVGASLAQQHAEQLQQRSYAFYSQQEFEQEAAASIEKQKAIEESDTQSLDAFLSDYFADLK, translated from the coding sequence TTGATGGATTTTTCACAACGGTTGCAGCAACTTGCCGCAAATCCAGACGCATTGACTCGCATTGGCCGTGGCTTAGAACGCGAAGCATTGCGTATTGCGCCACAGGGAAAACTTTCTAGTGCGTATCATCCTGCGGGATTAGGCTCTGCGCTGACTAACAAGTGGGTGACGACGGATTACGCCGAATCTTTGCTTGAGTTTATCACGCCAGTTTCGCGTGATATCGGTGATCTCTTGTCGCAGCTTAGTGATATCCACCAGTTCACTTACACCCAGTTGGGTGATGAGAAGCTGTGGCCTATGTCGATGCCGTGTTTCGTGGGCAGCGAAGATGATATTGTTTTAGCTCAGTACGGTTCATCAAACTCCGGCCAAATGAAAACTTTGTATCGTCAAGGGCTGAAAAACCGCTATGGCAGCATGATGCAGGTGATTTCAGGCGTGCACTTTAACTTTTCGTTCCCTGATGAGTTTTGGGAGCAACTGTTTGGTGAGCAATCACAAGCGGAACGTCAAGCCTCAGTCTCTGATGCCTATTTTGGTCTTATCCGTAACTATTACCGCTTTGGTTGGTTAATTCCGTATTTGTTTGGTGCCTCGCCTGCGTTATGTGGCTCATTCATCAAAGAAAGCACGGATACTCAGCAAGAGTTCAAGAAAACAGGCTGTGGTACCTATTTTCTACCGAATGCTACTGCATTACGTTTGAGCGATTTGGGTTACACCAATAACGCTCAAAGTGTGCTTAAAATTGGTTTTAATAGCATTGAGCAGTATGTGGATGGTTTACAAAAAGCTATCCGTACACCATCGGCTGAATTTGCTGATATTGGTGTGAAAGTAGATGGAGAATACCGTCAGCTGAATAGCAACGTACTACAAATTGAAAATGAACTGTATGCCCCAATTCGCCCTAAACGTGTTGCACGTGATGGTGAAAAGCCCTCAGAAGCATTAAGCCGAGGTGGGGTGGAGTACATTGAAGTTCGTTCGCTAGATGTGAACCCATTTAGCCCGATTGGTATCACCGAACAACAAGTACGTTTCCTAGATTTATTCCTAACGTGGGCAGTATTAACGCCTTCGGCAGTAATGGACGATGCCGAGTTAGAATGCTGGCGTGATAATTGGAACCGCGTTGTGGTTGATGGTCGTAACCCTGATCTGATGTTGAAGATTGGTTGTAATGGTGAGCGCCTATCAGTACAAGCATGGGGCCAGCGTGTGTTTGCTGAGCTAGAAGAAGTTGCTATTGCCATGGATAAAGCGGCAGGCAATGATAGCTACCAGCAAACGTGCCGAGAGTTGCTTGAGTGGATCAACAACCCAGAATTAACACTGTCAGCACAAATGTTAAAATTGATTGAAGCGCAAGAAGGGATTGGAAATGTTGGGGCATCATTGGCTCAACAACATGCCGAGCAGTTACAACAACGTAGCTATGCGTTTTATTCGCAGCAAGAGTTTGAACAAGAAGCAGCAGCGTCGATAGAGAAGCAAAAAGCGATAGAAGAGAGTGATACTCAGTCTTTGGATGCTTTCTTATCGGATTACTTTGCTGATTTAAAGTAA
- a CDS encoding HlyC/CorC family transporter, protein MDDISTGVLFSLLVLLLVISGYFSGSETGMMSLNRYKLRHLANQGHRGAKRVEKLLSRPDRLIGLILIGNNLVNILASAIATIIGMRLYGDLGVAIATGALTLVVLVFAEVTPKTLAAIYPERVSYASSILLNLLMKLLYPLVWFVNGITNTFLRILGLKVDSMNDSKLSSEELRTVVDEAGGLIPRRHQDMLISILDLENVTVEDLMVPRNEIAAININDDWKSIVRQLSHSAHGRIVLFRDTIDEVVGMLRVREAYRLMMDKNEFSKEVLLRAADEVYFIPEGTPLNIQLLKFQRNKERIGLIVDEYGDIQGLITLEDILEEIVGEFTTSIAPTLAEEVTPQSDGSLIIEGSANIRDLNKSLKWDLPTDGPRTLNGLILEHLEDIPDAQVSIQIDRYQMEIVEVSENMIKLVKVLPSQLQKTG, encoded by the coding sequence TTGGACGACATATCCACGGGAGTATTATTCTCCCTTCTGGTATTACTACTCGTCATTTCCGGTTATTTCTCCGGTTCTGAAACAGGCATGATGTCTCTCAACCGCTATAAGTTGAGGCACCTTGCAAACCAAGGCCACCGCGGGGCTAAGCGTGTTGAAAAGCTGCTTTCTCGCCCAGACCGTTTGATCGGCCTGATTCTGATCGGCAATAACCTTGTTAACATTCTCGCCTCTGCTATTGCGACAATTATCGGTATGCGCCTTTATGGTGATCTCGGTGTTGCTATCGCGACAGGTGCCCTCACCTTAGTAGTGTTGGTTTTCGCTGAAGTCACCCCAAAAACCTTGGCAGCGATTTACCCTGAACGCGTTTCATACGCGAGTAGTATTTTACTCAACCTACTAATGAAGCTGCTCTACCCATTAGTATGGTTCGTCAACGGCATTACCAACACTTTCTTACGTATCCTGGGCTTGAAAGTCGACAGCATGAACGACTCAAAACTCAGTTCAGAAGAATTACGTACCGTGGTAGATGAAGCTGGCGGCTTGATCCCTCGCCGTCACCAAGACATGCTGATTTCTATTCTAGATTTAGAAAATGTCACGGTTGAAGATTTGATGGTACCGCGCAATGAAATCGCGGCGATAAATATCAATGATGATTGGAAATCGATTGTGCGTCAGCTGAGTCACTCAGCGCATGGCCGCATTGTCTTATTCCGCGACACCATCGATGAAGTGGTTGGCATGCTACGGGTACGCGAAGCCTACCGTTTGATGATGGATAAAAACGAATTCAGTAAAGAAGTACTACTACGAGCAGCCGATGAAGTGTACTTCATTCCAGAAGGAACACCGCTGAACATTCAATTATTGAAATTCCAGCGCAATAAAGAGCGCATCGGCCTGATTGTCGATGAATACGGTGATATCCAAGGTTTGATCACGCTTGAAGACATTCTGGAAGAGATCGTAGGGGAGTTTACTACCTCGATTGCACCAACATTGGCTGAAGAAGTGACACCACAATCCGATGGTAGCTTGATCATTGAAGGCAGTGCGAATATCCGCGACCTCAATAAGAGCTTGAAGTGGGATTTACCCACCGATGGCCCTCGAACCTTAAACGGCTTGATCTTAGAACACCTCGAAGATATTCCTGATGCACAAGTCAGTATCCAAATCGATCGTTACCAAATGGAAATTGTCGAAGTCTCAGAGAACATGATTAAACTGGTAAAAGTGCTGCCAAGCCAGCTACAAAAAACGGGGTAA
- a CDS encoding transglycosylase SLT domain-containing protein, which produces MFSVVRLFSLFSVFALLTGCATPPPKDQSNVCNIFRENPDWYEDAIDMQQDWGTPIHVAMAFIKQESSFRHDARPPKDYILGFIPWGRVSSAYGYAQAQDPAWSDYQKATRNGGSRTDFGDALQFVGWYTSETNRQLGVSKWDAYNQYLAYHEGRGGFKRGSYKGKPTLMKISRKVEQQAKNYGWQLKQCKAELDDNRSWWSF; this is translated from the coding sequence ATGTTTTCGGTAGTGCGCCTTTTCTCGCTTTTTAGCGTGTTTGCCTTATTAACAGGCTGCGCCACGCCACCGCCTAAAGACCAATCCAATGTGTGTAATATTTTCCGTGAAAACCCAGATTGGTATGAAGATGCTATCGATATGCAGCAAGATTGGGGAACCCCTATTCATGTAGCAATGGCATTCATTAAACAAGAAAGCAGTTTTCGCCACGATGCTCGCCCGCCTAAAGACTATATATTAGGTTTTATTCCATGGGGGCGTGTCAGTAGTGCTTATGGTTATGCACAAGCTCAAGATCCAGCATGGTCTGATTACCAAAAAGCGACTCGCAACGGCGGCTCTCGCACCGATTTTGGTGATGCCTTACAATTTGTTGGCTGGTATACCAGCGAGACCAACAGACAGCTAGGTGTTTCAAAGTGGGATGCGTATAACCAGTATTTGGCTTATCACGAAGGACGTGGTGGCTTTAAACGTGGCAGTTATAAAGGTAAGCCGACCCTGATGAAAATTTCGCGCAAAGTTGAGCAACAAGCCAAAAACTATGGCTGGCAACTTAAGCAGTGTAAGGCTGAGTTAGATGATAATCGTAGCTGGTGGTCGTTCTAA
- the luxS gene encoding S-ribosylhomocysteine lyase, with protein MPLLDSFTVDHTRMHAPAVRVAKTMTTPKGDTITVFDLRFCRPNAEILTERGIHTLEHLFAGFMRDHLNSDSVEIIDISPMGCRTGFYMSLIGTPTEAEVGASWTAAMADVLTVESQEKIPELNEYQCGTYNMHSLDEAKQIAKSIIEQGVDVNKNDDLALPQGLLNELSVK; from the coding sequence ATGCCATTATTAGACAGTTTTACCGTTGACCACACCCGTATGCACGCGCCTGCAGTGCGTGTAGCGAAAACGATGACGACCCCGAAGGGCGATACGATTACGGTATTCGATCTGCGTTTTTGTCGTCCCAATGCTGAAATTTTAACAGAACGTGGTATTCATACTTTAGAGCACTTGTTCGCTGGGTTTATGCGTGATCATTTGAACTCTGACAGTGTTGAGATTATTGATATCTCACCGATGGGATGCCGTACAGGGTTCTACATGAGTTTGATTGGCACGCCAACAGAAGCCGAAGTCGGTGCAAGCTGGACAGCAGCGATGGCAGATGTGTTGACCGTGGAATCGCAAGAGAAGATCCCTGAACTCAATGAGTACCAATGCGGTACCTATAACATGCACTCGCTTGACGAAGCCAAACAGATCGCGAAGAGTATTATTGAACAAGGTGTCGATGTGAATAAAAACGATGATTTGGCATTACCGCAGGGTTTACTCAATGAGCTAAGCGTCAAGTAG